One window from the genome of Carassius carassius chromosome 15, fCarCar2.1, whole genome shotgun sequence encodes:
- the LOC132157654 gene encoding serine/threonine-protein kinase pim-2-like: MGVKLGQGAFGSVYKGNHRFSGQKVAIKCIRKKPWNSFINVPGSTEPLLSEVVMNVMVCSPPKSPYVVQMIEWFDQTHQFVIVMEYPHPCQTLLEFTMWHGSCLDESVARGLMRQAVLAAKHCIERGILHNDIKTDNMLVNTETLQLKLIDFSCSKRINMSCSEDHQQVVGSTVWSLAMVLLEIVSGDQPISVFLSKARHPLIPNFSSEFQDLIEQCLVRHQTKRPTLEQILEHQWFKQD, from the exons ATGGGAGTGAAGTTGGGACAGGGAGCCTTTGGTTCTGTGTATAAGGGGAATCACAGATTTAGTGGCCAGAAG GTTGCTATCAAATGTATACGTAAGAAGCCCTGGAACAGCTTTATTAATGTG CCTGGATCTACAGAACCACTGCTGTCAGAAGTGGTTATGAATGTGATGGTGTGCTCACCTCCGAAAAGCCCCTACGTTGTACAAATGATCGAGTGGTTTGATCAGACACATCAGTTCGTCATAGTTATGGAATATCCACATCCATGTCAGACCTTGCTGGAATTTACCATGTGGCATGGAAGTTGTCTGGATGAATCTGTGGCACGTGGTTTAATGCGGCAAGCGGTGCTTGCAGCCAAACACTGCATTGAACGGGGCATCTTACACAATGACATCAAGACGGACAACATGCTGGTCAACACAGAGACACTGCAGCTCAAACTGATAGACTTCAGCTGTAGCAAACGTATTAACATGTCTTGCTCTGAAG ATCATCAACAGGTGGTTGGATCAACAGTCTGGTCTTTGGCTATGGTACTTTTGGAGATAGTAAGCGGAGACCAGCCCATAAGTGTTTTTCTCTCCAAAGCACGTCATCCTTTGATACCAAATTTCTCCAGTG AGTTTCAAGATCTGATAGAGCAGTGTCTGGTCAGGCATCAAACCAAGAGACCAACGTTAGAGCAGATTTTAGAACATCAGTGGTTTAAGCAGGACTGA
- the LOC132159007 gene encoding uncharacterized protein LOC132159007 has translation MDDILPPSPSDDPADLQPGLSGLEWALSIDPCPSGLELTVNTNPADPDGSLVSGPSSLEVISDSDQADPEPSPVPGPSSLDLKLTLDPGLSKLISETMNVPGLSSLDVTPVPSLSSIEMKPDMDLTEPKPSSVPGPSGFEAAVEQQSTKRKKKGICAFFRRTWRAVKGAALCCQRGNKVAPDPFAIDPMAQQDNSDHQPDLFSLEWLTLNAEPTYLEPSPVPGPSKLNNEPMPAPHQSGYEPPVEKQRKMRMKKDIQAFFQRTWRTVKFPSLAPDSCRVEPVAHWDPVDLQPGLSDPLWLLRNDPGPSCFEVTVMANQNPPDSKPDPFSLDSHLTLDPGPAGLVVELTSVPGPSRQEIMPVNGSDMGLDVPELKPIPGSSLVLTAAVDLIDPEPSSASGSSSCRRTPDTDLDNSNPTWFLANCR, from the exons ATGGACGATATATTGCCCCCATCTCCATCCGATGATCCAGCAGATCTCCAGCCAGGTTTATCTGGCCTTGAATGGGCGTTATCAATCGATCCATGTCCATCTGGTTTGGAGCTGACAGTTAACACCAATCCGGCTGATCCTGATGGGTCATTGGTCTCAGGACCATCCAGTCTTGAGGTGATATCTGACAGTGATCAGGCTGATCCAGAGCCATCACCTGTCCCAGGTCCATCCAGCCTCGATTTAAAGTTAACACTGGATCCAGGTCTAtccaaactgatttctgagaCAATGAATGTCCCAGGACTATCTAGTCTTGATGTAACACCTGTACCAAGTCTATCCAGTATCGAGATGAAACCGGACATGGATCTAACCGAGCCCAAGCCATCATCTGTCCCAGGTCCATCTGGTTTTGAGGCAGCTGTTG aacAACAATCAACAAAGAGGAAGAAGAAAGGCATCTGTGCATTCTTCCGCCGGACATGGAGGGCTGTTAAGGGTGCTGCTCTCTGTTGCCAAAGGGGCAACAAAGTGGCTCCAGATCCATTTGCCATTGACCCAATGGCTCAACAGGATAATTCAGATCACCAGCCAGATTTATTCAGCCTTGAGTGGCTGACACTTAATGCTGAGCCAACCTATCTGGAGCCATCACCTGTCCCAGGCCCATCCAAACTGAATAATGAGCCAATGCCTGCCCCACATCAGTCTGGTTATGAGCCACCTGTTG aaaaacaaagaaaaatgaggATGAAGAAAGACATCCAAGCATTCTTCCAGCGAACATGGAGGACTGTTAAGTTTCCCTCCTTGGCCCCAGATTCATGTCGAGTTGAGCCAGTAGCTCACTGGGATCCAGTGGACCTCCAGCCAGGTCTATCTGATCCCTTGTGGTTGTTAAGGAATGATCCAGGTCCATCTTGTTTCGAGGTGACAGTCATGGCTAACCAAAATCCACCTGATTCTAAGCCAGATCCATTCAGCCTTGATTCACACTTAACACTTGACCCAGGCCCAGCTGGTCTTGTAGTTGAGTTGACGTCTGTCCCAGGACCATCCCGTCAGGAGATAATGCCAGTCAATGGGTCTGACATGGGTCTGGATGTACCTGAGCTAAAACCCATTCCAGGTTCCAGTCTCGTTCTGACAGCTGCTGTGGATCTGATTGATCCCGAGCCGTCATCTGCCTCTGGTTCATCCAGCTGCAGACGGACACCTGACACTGATCTGGACAATTCTAATCCTACCTGGTTTTTGGCCAACTGCAGGTGA